In the genome of Parus major isolate Abel chromosome 2, Parus_major1.1, whole genome shotgun sequence, one region contains:
- the CCK gene encoding cholecystokinin, which produces MYSGLCICVLLAVLSLSSFGQQTRGSHDGNPLPAELEQSLTEHQRHSRAPSSAGPLKSLPRLDASGDQRASIGALLAKYLQQARKGSTGRFSVMGNRVQSIDPTHRINDRDYMGWMDFGRRNAEEYEYSS; this is translated from the exons ATGTACAGCGGGCTATGCATCTGCGTGCTCCTCGCTGTGCTCTCGCTGAGCTCCTTTGGACAGCAAACTCGGGGCTCACACGATGGCAAtcctctgcctgctgagctggagcagagcctgacagAACATCAGCGGCACTCCCGCGCTCCATCATCTGCCGGGCCCCTGAAATCCCTGCCGCGGCTGGATGCGAGCGGCGACCAAAGAGCCAGCATCGGCGCCTTGCTGGCCAAGTATCTCCAGCAAGCCAGAAAAG GTTCCACTGGAAGATTCTCAGTTATGGGAAACAGGGTACAGAGCATTGATCCTACTCACAGGATAAATGACAGAGACTACATGGGCTGGATGGATTTTGGACGCCGCAATGCTGAAGAATACGAGTATTCTTCCTGA